AAATGAACATCAGGAGCTTCACGTCATTGCTTCAGAAGAAGAACATAATTTAGTCACTACAAATCCAGATGAGATGCGAAAGAAAACAGAGAAGAAGGAAGGTGTTGTTGTGGAGAAAGAGAAGGTTGATATTGGTTTGGACGTTGAGCAGGATGTGCATGTTGCTTTGAATAAAACTCTTGAAGAAAAAAACTTTTTGAATAATAATGGGTATATAGCTGGAAGTTTTCATAATTTAACTAAAGGAAAACATAGAGAATATTTTGTTAAAAAGAGAGCACCTGAAGGAGCACAGCACACGTTTTACGTTGATCTCATTTATCAGGAGCTTAAGAAATACACTGAGAATGTTTCAAAGTACAGAACAGAGCGACCAGATATTGTTTTTGTTAATGCTGCTGGTGAAGAAATTGCTATTGAAGTTGAAACGGGTGTTAAAGCGAAATATGAGAGCCATAAAGACTATTTCAATGACAAATTTGCAAAAAGAGTACAGGAATATGGAGACAGATGTTACATCTTCTTGACTGCAATGAAGTATAGAAATAGCTATGCTCGACACAAGATGCTTTTATTATTTCGCTTACAAATCAAAGAGTTTGCATCCTTACAGTTCAGCGGTAAACAGAATACAACTATCGGAACACATTTTAAGGATGCAGAATAATGTTTATTGTCGGAAATTTGTTGTTTATTAAGGATGCAGGTAAGGTTACAGGGTGGTAGCAAAGAAAACTAATAAGGTTAAAGAGGACAAAAAATAGTCTACTTAAATATATTTTTAGTTTAATCCACTGGTTGGTATCGTTGCCTCTTATCTTTGAAATTATTTTGCTTCTCATTTTCTTAGGGAATATATTAATCACAACATCCTAATAAAACGGAACCTTTATAAATTATTTCCCCCTGTTTGTATACGGATCGTTTATATCTGCACGATCTGCTAAAGGGTGCATTGATGAAAGAGATGTATACAGTTGCAGACTTTTTTTGTGGCGCAGGAGGATTTTCTGAGGGGTTCAGACATGCTGGCTTCAAAGTGATATTTGCTTTAGACAATTGGGAGATTGCTAGGCAGACACATAAACTTAATCATCCTGAATCAAAACATCCTGGTCTTGACTGCTATTATGAAACTAAGGGGGATATACTTCTTATCCCTCCCGAAAGAGTTAATGAAATAGTAGAAGATGTAGATGTTATTATTGGGTCGCCTCCTTGTGTTTCTTTTTCTTCTTCCAATAGAGCAGGAAAAGCGGATAAGTCCATTGGAATAAAATTGATTGAAAAGTATTTTCAGATCATTGCTATAAAAAAACATAAGATAAATTCTAGGTTGAAATATTGGATTATGGAGAATGTTCCTAATTCAAGAAGTTTTCTAAAAAAATATTACACTTTCAAAGATTTAGAGTTGGATGAAAAAAAGTTACGGAAGTTAGGGATTAAAAAAAAAGAGATAGACATTGCACTAGAAATTGATACCTCTGCTAGAGGGATATATAATTCTGTACATTTTGGCGTACCACAAAAGAGAGAGAGATTCATCTGTGGTGATTTTGTGGTTCCAGAAAAGAAGACTCCTGAAGAAAAAGATTGGATGATTCTCGGATTAATCCTTAACTCTTTGCGCCCAAACGGCAGCATCATAACGGATCCGATTTATAACATAAATATTCCAGATGAAGAACTAACTGATCATAGATATGATACCACGATGCCTGAAGCTGGGTGGAGACAAGCTAGATTAAAGAAACAACAAGCTAGGTACTATGGAAGAATGTCATTTCCTGAAGACGAAAATGCTCCCAGTAGAACCATTATGGCTACAAAATCCAACATGACAAGAGAAGCTATGATTTTTTCTAATGGTAAACCAAATGTCTATCGTATTCCTACCATAAGGGAGATTGCTTCGATTATGTCATTCCCTATAACTTATCTTTTTCAAGGTAATAACCAAGCGGATAAATATAGGTTAGTTGGAAATGCTGTCTGTCCTAAGCTTGCCTTTGCCTTTGCAGAAGCCATATTAAAAGCAGAAAGAAAAAGAAGAAGAATCGTACCACCCACAGTAAGTGATAAGAGAGGTCTTTTTCTCAATCTTAGAGAAACTCCACCACCCCCTATTAGAATTATCAACAAGCATCCTCTGGCAAATTTTGCAGAAATTGTTCCTAATCTAAAAACTTGTGGATTCAGAGTAGAGCTTGATAATAATTTTCCAAGAACAGGATCAAAAAGTTTTAAGTGGAAAGCAAGCATCCATCATGCAACAGGAAAAGACTCTATGAAAGTATGCTTTCCGAAAAGAGAATCGATTATATCATTGTTAGAAAATTTTAAGGAGAAAGACAGAATTCATAGATTTATATCTTTTGTAGAAAAAAAATTTAAAACTAAGATTCCCCCTACAAAAGAATTCCAAAGACAGCACTGCATGATGGAAAAAGACAATGGTCTACTTACTCCTGTTGGAAGTTTACAAGAGGCAAGTGAAATAGTGGAAAAGTTTTTCCCTATACAGAGATATGGGGTGGCAAAAATTCTTAATAAAAAAGGTAAGAAGAGTATAATCCATTTTGACAAAGGAAATCCTCCAAAAAATTCTATCCCTTTGAGAATAGCCGCCGCATTGTTCATTTGCAACCACATAGTACAACTTACAAAGAAGAAATAATCTATTTTACTAAATCAAGCAATTCTTTCTCTATTCTTTTTACAGGGTTCTCCTCAGCTTGTTCAAGAAATCTTTTTTTGAGAATTTGGAATCCAGCATGCGCAAATTCTTCTGCGATATTCCGCATTTTTGCAGTATCTTTTAAAATTTTCACTCCTTCTTCTTTAACTGCTATAGAAGCTATCAGCCATGTTTCTTTCCTAGAAACTGAAGCATTGATTAGAGGATATTTCTTAGGAACTTTTTGTCGCATTCCATATTTAAATCCCAAAGCCATAGAAAATATGAAGATGTCTTTCAAATCCTTCCCTTTAAAAAAATCAGTCTTTTGAATCTTCTTATAATCATCTTGATTCTCTTTATCTAAATTGAAATTTCTTCCATAATTTAATTCAGTCATATAGTCACCTTAGTTTCGCAAGAAGCATCATTATAAAGCAATTTGAATTCTTTTCCTATTCTCTTACTAATTTTGCTTTTTACTGAGTGAGTGTATTCTTGATCGGTTACAAGAAGTGTGACCTGTGTATTTTTTAAATAATTAGGTAGACACTCTGCGATATTGTCTTTTGGTTCTCCAGAAATCCTTCCTAAAGGGGTATCAATTATAACGGGGGCATCAAATCCTGACACTTCATTTAATGCTGCCATGAATGAAAGTGCAAGAACCTGTCTCTCACCTGCTGATAGTGTATCCAAAGAATCTTTTCCAAATCTATTTAAAACAGAAACATTATAATTTTCGTCTATTTTAACTTCTTTATATGTCTCCTTCTTCCATATAAGGCTCAAGAAGTAATCTTGCGTCTTTTTTTGTATGGTCATCCTTACATCTTCAATCATATCTTCCAATATCTCCTTGAGTAAAGTTATGGAGCCATTTAGAATATTAACCTTGTCAAGCAAATCCTTATTTTCACTCTCTTTACCTAACAATGCTCCAAGATCCTTAGTCCATTCTTTTATCTGTGTATTAAGATCAGAAATATTGTTTTTACAAACCGCAAGACTTCCATTTTCTGACTGCAAAGCTTTCATTAGACTCTCTCTTTGGCTTTCTTTGCTGCTAATTGACTCCAGGTCTATGTCCTTAAGTGCAATACTTATTTCAGATATCCTTTTCAAAGCTTCGTGCTTTCGTTTTTCAAGCAAAATGAGTCTTTCACTTAATTTTCTTAATTTCCCCTCAAATGAACTCAAGCCATCTATCCCGAATCTAAGCTCAGACCTTCCTTCCATCAAAAGTTTGGAATATTCTCCATATTCCTCATGCTGTGCAATCTTATTCAGGAGTTCAAATTCATTGGTACCTCTCTTAATCTCTCTACCACAGAGACATTCTTGTTCAGAAATTAGCTTTCTTACAAATGAAGGATCGATATTAGGAGGGATTACATTCTTCTCTTCTAATTCATCAATCTGTTTCATTAATTCGCAAACTGCACCATGTATAAGAATAGTTGAACCATGCTCAAGCATAAGTTCATTCTTCTCATCAAGGCATACTTTCATCTCCTCGGACAGACTCTTGATATCCTGGTCTAATTCATCTCTCCTGCTCTGCAACTCTTTTACATTGACATCTGAATAACTTGACAAGAACTTATTTATCTTCTCTATATCTTCATTTGCTTCAAGAATCCTTTTCCCATAGTCGTCTTCATCAGTTTGAAGCTCTCTTAACCTATCTTCAGCACTCTCTAAATCTTCTTGAAGTGATTTAATTTTTGGGCTTAGATTTTCTTGACCTTTGACCAGCTTGTAATTTACAGATTCTAGATGCTTTATTGTACGTTGTAGTAATTCTATCTGAGACACATCAAAAACTGCTTTTTTCACTTTTGTTCCTCTACCTGGTTTGAAAAACTCATCAAGCTTTTCTCCATCGAAGAAGAAATACCCTTTGATTTCATTAGGTAATATTGCTTTTACTCTCGTTGTAGGATTTATTGCAGGTTTGAACCCTTGTTCAGTTGCTTCCATAATTACAAATTTCTCATCTATTTTCTCCAAGAAACCATTGTCCCTTTTTCTATAAGTTGAAGTCCGTTCTATAATATATTCTGGATTCTCATTTCCCATATTTATTCTCACTCTTACAACTGTCCTTTCTCCTGGTGCTAATTCTCTTAGAAGTTGCTCGTTCACAATTCCTACTTTATTTTCTTCGTCATAATTGCTCAATACATCATCTTCCTTTCCATATAAGCACCACATCACTGACCGCAGGAGGTTTGACTTACCAGTTCCATTCGCTCCTTCAAATATAGTAAAATTTTTATGGGGGTCTGTAGAAAATTTAATCTCTTGTTTATTTCTATATTGCCTGAAGTTTTCTATTTCTAGTGAGTATATTCTCATTTATCTTCTCCTCTGATTCCTTTGGAATGTTTCTCTAAGTATTTGATGTATTGAGAAGAATAATACCGTTCCATTTCTTCATTGAAAAATTCCCTTTCAAAGTTTAGTATGGATATTAAAAAGTCTTTTACAGATTGATTACTATTAGATTGACTTATTTTATCAATAATCAACTTATTAATTTCTTGTTTTTTTGTTACCATGCATAGTCTCTTAGAGGTTGTATCTGACCCTAATCTTGTTAATTATCCTTATTGATTGCAGAGGATTGAGTGATGCATCTGCGAATTCCTCATATCTTTTTAATTCTTTCGCTAAAATCTTCTTTTCAACCTCATAATATTCACAATTAGCATTTTCATCAATATCAGGTACAACAATAAAGTCATGGATAATTGCCTTTGTCTTACCAGGAAATTTTCTCAATACACGCCCCCTGCGTTGTATGTACTCTTTTGGGTTGGATGAGCTTGCTAGGATTATTGCAGTCTTAATTGATGGAATATCTACCCCTTCATCCAAGCACCTTATTGCTACAAGTACATCATATAGACCTTTCTCAAAATTTTCCTTAATAGATTTCCTCTCCTTCAACTTCTCTCTGTTTGTGAATTGGTGAAACCTTATTCCTTTAGACATCAACAAATCTTTTACTTCCTTTATTTGTTTTTCCGAGCAGAAGATTAGGCAGCTTTCAATTTTCTCTATGGATTCTAGAATCATTACCAACATATCAATCTTTTCTATTGCATTGGTTACAATTTTTGCTCTCTTTATTAGTAGCAATTCGAGAGTTTCTTTACTTTTCTGGTTCTTTTTCCCTAAAAGAATTGCGATTCTTTGTCCTATATGCCTATACTCCCTCAGCTCTTCTTCTTTTAGATTTACTAAGTGGGGAAAATAGTTATAAGGAGTAAGAAAGCGACCAATAGCATTTTTCAATGGAAACTCGAAAACAGTCTTATTAAAATAAGAGTAAATAACTTCTGTACCTTCGTCATCTAACCATCTTCTTGGAGTAGCAGTAAGAGCAAGCCTATACCTATACTTATCTAATAACCCTTTAGACCTTCTTGTTGATCCTGCAACATGAGCTTCATCACACACTATCAGTATTGGGATGTCAGATTCTTGCATAATTTTTATGAATTTTTCTGATGAGAAAGTGTCATATGTGGTAACTATTATCAATTTGTTTATGTGACCCATCTCTATATCTAAAATCTTATCTTTTATCTTCTTCTTCCAAATGGCAGAGGATCCAAATGCAGGGTCACTTTCAAAACCTGATGATGACATCTCTTCTATCCATTGTGTCGCCAAATGTTGATATGGTACGACAATTATAGTTATCAATTTCCTTTCCCTTTCATATATTTCTTTAATTCCTGCAATCGCAGTAAATGTTTTTCCTGTACCGGTTGCCATTTCGAGAAGACCTATATAACTATTATTTCTCCATCCATAAATAGCATCTTTTTGGTAATCTCTTAACTCTCTTTTTTTCTTAAAGCTGAGTCTCTTTCGAGAGATTTCTTTAAATGCCTCTTTAAGCGAGTCTTCTGTTTCTGGGCAGAGAGAAATGAATTTCTCTCTTACTGCAGAGGGTATATCTATGACTTTTGTCCGTACACCTTCATTTTTCCAGAATTTTTCAAATCTCTTGATGTCGGAATTCAAATATGGTAATTCCGATTCCTTCCAACTACGGAATACCTTAAATTCTTCTATGTTGAATACCCAACCATTAGCGGATTCATTATCAGAACCACTAAATGAAACAAAATTCCCTTCGGAGTCGTAGAAAACACCCGTCTTTTGATGAAATATCCCTTTATTTGTAGTCTCCTTTTCAATTATTGCTACTTTTATCTCAATCATTTCGTGAGCAATCATCCATGAAAACACCTTAACATGATTTTTTACTAACTCATTTTCAAAAGTATCTAAATCCTTGATGATTATCTCACTTATTACTTTTCCCGAATCTGAGAGTCCTTTATCTATTGCTTCGTAATCACTCTTAGATACACCTACATTTATAATTAGTCTCATTTTCCCTTTGTTCCATACAAACTTTGCTATTCCGCTAGCTGCAAGAGCAAGAGATGTTGATGAGAAATAACCTGCGATTCGATCATATCTTATTGATTCTGATAGGACAGGGATATAGAACTGATTAAGTATATCATCTTCATCAGAATCATAAGAATGCTTAAGGTCTAATTTTTTCAATGACATGTTTTATCTTTTAATAAACCCCTAACTTTATTCTCCCTAATACGATCTTCAAAACTTTTTTCCGGTTGTTTTATTTTGTTGAATCCTCTCTCCCCCTTCGCTATGGATATTATTCTTTGAATCTCTCCATAATCCTCATGTTGTTCTATAAATTGTTTCAGCTGCTCTGCTTGCCTTAATCTGGGTTGTCCATATATTTTAGATACTAAGAAAGAGAGTAAACCTAATAGTTCTCTTTTTTCATCAGCCAGACGAGCAATTCTCCTTGGATAATCTGATTGCCTCTCATCTAAATCAAGTGAACTATACTTCCTCAATCCAACCAATCGTAAAATTTTAAGATAATGCTCGCTAATCAGAATTTTACTCTTGGAATAAATATCATCAATCAGCTCCACTATGTCTTCATTACCTTCCCAATTTTTTGTTATTAATCCTTCATCTATATTATCTTTTATCTCTTTTAAGACATAACTGCATAAAAAAAGATCATCTATATAACCTTCAGCTCCATACTTGTGCTCGGGAATTACATCTTCAGGCAACACAAAATAAGCAAGAGCACAATTTATGAGGATTTTAGTATTCCAGTCCGAATTATCGTCAATTAATATGTTACAGAGTAACTTAAAAAATTCTGGGCAATATATTAAAATATTGTGGTGTTCTCCTCCATTGATACTTACCGCCTCCTTTAAATCCTCGTAAAATCCACGAAAATCTTTTTTATTTCTAATTTTTAAGCTTCCTGCGTCATCCTCTGTTGAAAAGTCAGCTATGACTACTCCATCCATT
The genomic region above belongs to Candidatus Woesearchaeota archaeon and contains:
- a CDS encoding DNA cytosine methyltransferase — protein: MKEMYTVADFFCGAGGFSEGFRHAGFKVIFALDNWEIARQTHKLNHPESKHPGLDCYYETKGDILLIPPERVNEIVEDVDVIIGSPPCVSFSSSNRAGKADKSIGIKLIEKYFQIIAIKKHKINSRLKYWIMENVPNSRSFLKKYYTFKDLELDEKKLRKLGIKKKEIDIALEIDTSARGIYNSVHFGVPQKRERFICGDFVVPEKKTPEEKDWMILGLILNSLRPNGSIITDPIYNINIPDEELTDHRYDTTMPEAGWRQARLKKQQARYYGRMSFPEDENAPSRTIMATKSNMTREAMIFSNGKPNVYRIPTIREIASIMSFPITYLFQGNNQADKYRLVGNAVCPKLAFAFAEAILKAERKRRRIVPPTVSDKRGLFLNLRETPPPPIRIINKHPLANFAEIVPNLKTCGFRVELDNNFPRTGSKSFKWKASIHHATGKDSMKVCFPKRESIISLLENFKEKDRIHRFISFVEKKFKTKIPPTKEFQRQHCMMEKDNGLLTPVGSLQEASEIVEKFFPIQRYGVAKILNKKGKKSIIHFDKGNPPKNSIPLRIAAALFICNHIVQLTKKK
- a CDS encoding DUF1232 domain-containing protein; this encodes MMITERTCGLCGREKELFSLGEKNLCMSCCAKVDERQQKTSIKEKKVMDGVVIADFSTEDDAGSLKIRNKKDFRGFYEDLKEAVSINGGEHHNILIYCPEFFKLLCNILIDDNSDWNTKILINCALAYFVLPEDVIPEHKYGAEGYIDDLFLCSYVLKEIKDNIDEGLITKNWEGNEDIVELIDDIYSKSKILISEHYLKILRLVGLRKYSSLDLDERQSDYPRRIARLADEKRELLGLLSFLVSKIYGQPRLRQAEQLKQFIEQHEDYGEIQRIISIAKGERGFNKIKQPEKSFEDRIRENKVRGLLKDKTCH
- a CDS encoding DEAD/DEAH box helicase family protein, with product MSLKKLDLKHSYDSDEDDILNQFYIPVLSESIRYDRIAGYFSSTSLALAASGIAKFVWNKGKMRLIINVGVSKSDYEAIDKGLSDSGKVISEIIIKDLDTFENELVKNHVKVFSWMIAHEMIEIKVAIIEKETTNKGIFHQKTGVFYDSEGNFVSFSGSDNESANGWVFNIEEFKVFRSWKESELPYLNSDIKRFEKFWKNEGVRTKVIDIPSAVREKFISLCPETEDSLKEAFKEISRKRLSFKKKRELRDYQKDAIYGWRNNSYIGLLEMATGTGKTFTAIAGIKEIYERERKLITIIVVPYQHLATQWIEEMSSSGFESDPAFGSSAIWKKKIKDKILDIEMGHINKLIIVTTYDTFSSEKFIKIMQESDIPILIVCDEAHVAGSTRRSKGLLDKYRYRLALTATPRRWLDDEGTEVIYSYFNKTVFEFPLKNAIGRFLTPYNYFPHLVNLKEEELREYRHIGQRIAILLGKKNQKSKETLELLLIKRAKIVTNAIEKIDMLVMILESIEKIESCLIFCSEKQIKEVKDLLMSKGIRFHQFTNREKLKERKSIKENFEKGLYDVLVAIRCLDEGVDIPSIKTAIILASSSNPKEYIQRRGRVLRKFPGKTKAIIHDFIVVPDIDENANCEYYEVEKKILAKELKRYEEFADASLNPLQSIRIINKIRVRYNL
- a CDS encoding AAA family ATPase, with the protein product MRIYSLEIENFRQYRNKQEIKFSTDPHKNFTIFEGANGTGKSNLLRSVMWCLYGKEDDVLSNYDEENKVGIVNEQLLRELAPGERTVVRVRINMGNENPEYIIERTSTYRKRDNGFLEKIDEKFVIMEATEQGFKPAINPTTRVKAILPNEIKGYFFFDGEKLDEFFKPGRGTKVKKAVFDVSQIELLQRTIKHLESVNYKLVKGQENLSPKIKSLQEDLESAEDRLRELQTDEDDYGKRILEANEDIEKINKFLSSYSDVNVKELQSRRDELDQDIKSLSEEMKVCLDEKNELMLEHGSTILIHGAVCELMKQIDELEEKNVIPPNIDPSFVRKLISEQECLCGREIKRGTNEFELLNKIAQHEEYGEYSKLLMEGRSELRFGIDGLSSFEGKLRKLSERLILLEKRKHEALKRISEISIALKDIDLESISSKESQRESLMKALQSENGSLAVCKNNISDLNTQIKEWTKDLGALLGKESENKDLLDKVNILNGSITLLKEILEDMIEDVRMTIQKKTQDYFLSLIWKKETYKEVKIDENYNVSVLNRFGKDSLDTLSAGERQVLALSFMAALNEVSGFDAPVIIDTPLGRISGEPKDNIAECLPNYLKNTQVTLLVTDQEYTHSVKSKISKRIGKEFKLLYNDASCETKVTI